A stretch of Paenibacillus antri DNA encodes these proteins:
- a CDS encoding S-layer homology domain-containing protein, producing the protein MMKKMLTAALLSLSLVGILFPASGTAAAEPFSDIAGHWAKANIESAVKAGFVSGYPDGTFKPDANVSRAEFLAIMTRASELSDAGAVEPFEDVASTHWAVDAINRGIGMGFIHTSDFGKTFAPDQALTRAEMVKWLVSGLAKADSSFVDALRDTRETILPFTEYFPGKFKESDIPYIAVSRGTGLVGGFPDGSFGPDRTTTRAEVVVLLERYLGVEGTKADTYRALNELREVGTTGTNLATIGNVAGELRWLNGFDRKESPVYTLFNKSLVVKRELGDVKVNRFIVIDPRMTSIYVNMFLDDQMKEFGMSRDVYQYFSEVTATFNRDVDSSTFAESISLAGSSVRHNLPKVYGYMAIHASEGNPMLKKGVTTRFWSSHTITYGLSMSITTSDNKTGGFVIEKE; encoded by the coding sequence ATGATGAAGAAAATGTTAACTGCTGCGCTGCTGAGCTTGTCGCTTGTTGGGATTCTGTTCCCGGCATCGGGAACGGCGGCTGCGGAGCCCTTTTCCGATATTGCCGGTCATTGGGCAAAGGCAAATATTGAATCCGCGGTGAAGGCCGGGTTTGTAAGCGGGTACCCCGATGGAACCTTTAAGCCGGACGCGAATGTGTCGAGGGCTGAGTTCTTAGCGATTATGACACGAGCGTCCGAATTGAGCGATGCCGGGGCGGTTGAGCCGTTCGAGGATGTCGCCTCGACACATTGGGCCGTAGATGCGATTAATCGGGGGATCGGTATGGGATTCATCCATACTTCAGACTTCGGGAAGACGTTCGCCCCGGATCAGGCGCTCACTCGCGCGGAAATGGTGAAGTGGTTGGTCAGCGGCTTGGCGAAGGCGGACTCGAGCTTTGTTGACGCGCTGCGAGATACGAGGGAGACGATCTTGCCGTTTACAGAGTACTTCCCTGGGAAGTTTAAGGAGTCGGATATTCCGTACATTGCAGTGTCGCGCGGTACCGGGCTTGTCGGGGGCTTCCCGGATGGCTCCTTCGGCCCTGATCGGACAACGACGCGAGCAGAGGTTGTTGTGCTGCTTGAACGGTACCTAGGGGTGGAGGGGACGAAGGCGGATACGTATAGGGCGCTAAATGAACTCCGGGAGGTTGGTACGACCGGCACGAACTTAGCGACGATTGGGAACGTGGCGGGTGAGTTAAGATGGTTGAATGGATTTGATAGAAAAGAGTCCCCAGTATACACCTTATTTAATAAAAGTCTTGTGGTAAAGCGTGAATTAGGTGACGTGAAGGTGAATCGCTTCATTGTTATAGACCCAAGAATGACTAGTATTTACGTTAACATGTTCCTGGATGATCAAATGAAAGAATTTGGTATGTCCAGGGATGTCTATCAGTACTTTTCTGAGGTAACTGCTACATTCAATCGAGATGTAGACTCGAGTACGTTTGCGGAATCAATTTCTCTTGCCGGTTCCTCAGTGAGACATAATTTACCAAAGGTATATGGGTACATGGCCATTCATGCAAGCGAAGGGAATCCTATGTTGAAAAAAGGTGTTACGACTCGTTTTTGGAGTTCCCATACTATTACCTACGGACTTTCAATGAGTATTACGACCAGTGATAACAAAACAGGCGGATTTGTTATTGAGAAGGAGTAA